The Vibrio fortis DNA segment TATTGTTCATACCCACTCTCGCAGTGCAACGATTTGGGCGCAGGCGGGCATAGATATTCCAGCTCTGGGCACGACACATGCTGACTATTTCTATGGTGATATTCCGTGTACTCGCAAGCTCTCGAACAGCGAAATTGCTGACCAGTATGAGAAAAACACTGGCTTGGTGATCATCGAAGAGTTTATTCAGCGTCGTATCGACCCGATGGCAGTACCGAGTGTGATTGTGGCGGGGCATGCGCCTTTCTCTTGGGGCAAAGATGCCAAAGACGCCGTACATAACGCAGTGGTGCTAGAGGAAGTGTCGGCCATGGCATTGGCTACACGCTCGCTGAACAGTGGCATCAAGATTCAGCCGGAGCTATCAGACAAACATTACCTACGTAAGCACGGTGAAAATGCTTACTACGGGCAGCAATAAGTGTGATGTGAGGAGGGGCGATGTATAAAGTATTGGCGTTAGACCTTGATGGAACCGTGTTGACCGATGATCACACCATCCATCCTGAAGTGAAAAAAGCGATCCAAGAGGCCAAGCAACATTGCCATGTGATGATCGTGACTGGTAGGCATCACACCGCAGCAAGGCCTTATTACTATGAGTTAGGGCTAGACACTCCAATTATCTGCTGCAACGGGACTTATGTGTATGACTACCAAACAGAGACCGTTTTAACTCAGAACGCAATTGAGCATGAGCATGCTCTGGCGTTCATCGACCTAGCACAGGAACACAAGCTCAAGATGGTGATGTACATCACCGATGCGATGACGTACTCCAACTACAACCCATTCGCCTACATGTTGGCGTTGGAAGAGTGGGCTGAGCAAGCACCAGAGCATCACAAGCCAAATATCTATCGTGTGGATTCATTCTCAGAAACGGCGAAGAACACCGAGTTTGTGTGGAAGTTTGTGGTGGAAGGTGAACAAGAATCGGTTGACCGCTTGATGCAAACGTCTTGGGTCAAAGACCACTTTAACGGCGAACGTTCGTGGTCGAACCGAATCGACTTTGCAGCCAAGGGCAATAGTAAAGGCCGACGCCTTGCTGAATACGTGAATGAACTGGGGTTTCTGCCCTCCCAAGTGATTGCCGTTGGTGACAATCACAATGACATATCAATGCTTCAATACGCAGGCTTAGGTGTAGCGATGTTTAATGCTGACGACACCGTCAAATCGAACGCTCAAGCTGTATGCAAAACAGACAACAATCAAGATGGCCTTGCCCATCTAATACGTGAACAAATTAAAGGATAAAACCATGACTAAACCAATGATTCAAATCGCCCTAGACCAAACTAACCTGCCTGCTGCTATTGAAGTGGCGAACAACGTAGAGAGCTACGTAGATGTTATTGAAGTGGGGACTATCCTTGCGTTCGCTGAAGGCATGAAGGCGGTTTCGACACTGCGTAAAAACCATCCTGACCATATCTTAGTGTGTGACATGAAAACCACAGATGGTGGCGCAATTCTGGCTCGTATGGCATTTGAAGCCGGTGCTGACTGGATTACGGTTTCAGCAGCAGCGCATATTGCAACCATTGATGCGTGTAAAAAAGTCGCTGATGAATTTAATGGCGAAATTCAAATCGAGATCTACGGTAACTGGACAATGGAAGATGCTCAAGCATGGGTTGATTTAGGTATTACACAAGCGATCTACCACCGTTCTCGTGATGCTGAGTTGGCGGGCGTAGGCTGGACAGAAGCGGACT contains these protein-coding regions:
- a CDS encoding L-ribulose-5-phosphate 4-epimerase — its product is MSKYSQLKQRVLEANLQLPKYGLVTFTWGNVSEFDRENGVIAIKPSGVEYSDMTADDMVVVDLEGNIIEGKLNPSSDTATHLELYKAFPDIGGIVHTHSRSATIWAQAGIDIPALGTTHADYFYGDIPCTRKLSNSEIADQYEKNTGLVIIEEFIQRRIDPMAVPSVIVAGHAPFSWGKDAKDAVHNAVVLEEVSAMALATRSLNSGIKIQPELSDKHYLRKHGENAYYGQQ
- a CDS encoding pyridoxal phosphatase — encoded protein: MYKVLALDLDGTVLTDDHTIHPEVKKAIQEAKQHCHVMIVTGRHHTAARPYYYELGLDTPIICCNGTYVYDYQTETVLTQNAIEHEHALAFIDLAQEHKLKMVMYITDAMTYSNYNPFAYMLALEEWAEQAPEHHKPNIYRVDSFSETAKNTEFVWKFVVEGEQESVDRLMQTSWVKDHFNGERSWSNRIDFAAKGNSKGRRLAEYVNELGFLPSQVIAVGDNHNDISMLQYAGLGVAMFNADDTVKSNAQAVCKTDNNQDGLAHLIREQIKG
- a CDS encoding 3-keto-L-gulonate-6-phosphate decarboxylase UlaD, whose amino-acid sequence is MTKPMIQIALDQTNLPAAIEVANNVESYVDVIEVGTILAFAEGMKAVSTLRKNHPDHILVCDMKTTDGGAILARMAFEAGADWITVSAAAHIATIDACKKVADEFNGEIQIEIYGNWTMEDAQAWVDLGITQAIYHRSRDAELAGVGWTEADLVKMRALSELGIELSITGGIVPEDLYLFEGIKAKTFIAGRALAGEKGQETAEALKEQINRYWN